In a single window of the Rhopalosiphum padi isolate XX-2018 chromosome 1, ASM2088224v1, whole genome shotgun sequence genome:
- the LOC132919273 gene encoding uncharacterized protein LOC132919273 → MGNPTRFMVSWDDHSTHLVARLGYLLERQQLVDVTLMCNTHSLKVHRSVLAACSPYFERELGNHPMIVLKDMKFSVLKSLIEFMYCGETNVTEDNLHALVEAAKFFEVKGLSSLAHESLQDSKSIKPPSLVCTTTAQTRICQVSPTPIPVTSIATKVTENGNYPSSVSVIARLGQNNNTNERRPCAGRGRPKAHLQSPCCEPLVSKPAPITPPQTESAQILLSLAGSNQSYISPSKHRTNDSSIATINHQELPMSNGLDNNNPKFSDDIDLKYKRSRKRPADSVDENRYDVKKSMPNDIKTDEDVNRSPLLASLLTKNDKSDDKLKVQKPQETQTQNSERYINALKGAGLPTDIPILIENGDGNYITLTENVYDILAKEDALHFQLTDNMNLANLKQPEEMVSNIQEVAQSNVPIIDTNLEDPILRNIKSHMPPDNPDDVVLYKVADNGNIEKYVLTTEDIKAFKESMDSNPERKKDSPLLSVSEINVPIENKSLPLITKILDCGNEKFSEALLGRLPLRKRGTFKLNNTSSDTDMLQQMNNVCTQSVGTVDTDVEYVVVGEDSVQMDIMGSSSISNKNDSLKTNNTMKIEDVAEEDMSVLEAMMNNTIEFSAEDGDYQMHSSEEVFSNDQNDNEKMILSNVLMCTGAENSNSHVGLDHFGFKPDDVDGRNGDCNQQKKSKMYVDLDMTGNDFISESVTEEVVLSNELNPSS, encoded by the exons atgggGAATCCAACACGTTTTATGGTTTCATGGGATGATCATTCTACTCATTTAGTTGCACGTTTGGGATATCTTTTGGAACGTCAACAGTTGGTTGATGTTACTTTGATGTGTAATACACATAGTCTCAAAGTTCATAGATCAGTTCTTGCAGCTTGCAGCCCATACTTtgag cGTGAATTAGGTAATCATCCCATGATTGTTCTCAAAGATATGAAATTTAGTGTACTCAAATCATTAATTGAGTTCATGTATTGTGGCGAAACAAATGTTACTGAAGATAATTTACACGCTCTTGTGGAAGCAGCAAAATTTTTtgag GTTAAAGGCTTATCATCACTAGCTCATGAAAGCTTACAAGATTCCAAGTCTATAAAACCACCTTCCCTTGTTTGTACTACAACAGCTCAAACTAGAATCTGTCAAGTTTCACCTACACCAATTCCAGTTACATCTATTGCAACCAAAGTTACAGAAAATGGAAATTACCCTTCGTCCGTGT ctgTTATTGCACGGCTtggccaaaataataataccaatgaAAGGCGGCCTTGTGCTGGCAGGGGTCGGCCTAAAGCTCATCTTCAGAGCCCATGTTGTGAACCATTGGTAAGCAAACCAGCTCCTATTACTCCACCACAGACAGAATCCGCCCAAATACTACTATCACTTGCAGGATCTAATCAATCATACATATCGCCTTCAAAACACAGAACTAATGATAGTAGTATAGCGACTATAAATCATCAAGAATTACCTATGAGTAATGGTCTAGACAATAATAATCCAAAGTTCAGCGATGACATAGACTTAAAGTATAAACGTAGTAGAAAAAGACCGGCAGATTCGGTGGATGAGAATAGATATGATGTAAAAAAATCAATGCCTAATGATATCAAGACAGATGAAGATGTCAATCGGTCACCATTATTAGCTAGCTTATTAACCAAAAATGATAAATCTGATGATAAACTTAAAGTACAAAAACCTCAAGAAACCCAAACTCAGAATTCTGAAAGATACATTAATGCATTAAAAGGAGCTGGTCTTCCAACGGATATCCCAATATTAATTGAGAATGGCGATGGTAATTACATCACATTAACTGAGAATGTATATGACATATTAGCCAAAGAAGACGCTCTTCATTTTCAACTCACTGATAATATGAACCTTGCTAATCTTAAGCAACCAGAAGAAATGGTTAGTAATATACAAGAAGTAGCTCAGTCTAATGTACCAATAATAGATACCAATTTAGAAGATCCGATATTAAGGAATATTAAAAGTCATATGCCACCAGACAATCCAGACGATGTTGTTCTGTATAAAGTAGCTGATAATggaaacattgaaaaatatgttttgactACAGAAGACATAAAAGCATTCAAAGAGTCTATGGATTCAAATCCTGAAAGGAAAAAAGATTCGCCACTATTAAGCGTTTCTGAAATAAATGTGCCgattgaaaataaatcattacCATTGATTACTAAAATTTTAGACTGTGGTAATGAAAAGTTTTCAGAGGCTCTATTAGGCAGACTCCCTCTTAGAAAAAGAGGgacattcaaattaaataacactAGTTCTGATACTGATATGTTACAACAAATGAATAACGTTTGTACACAGTCTGTTGGTACTGTAGATACTGATGTAGAATATGTTGTTGTCGGAGAAGACAGTGTACAAATGGACATAATGGGTTCTTCTAGTATAAgcaataaaaatgattcattGAAAACTAATAATACTATGAAAATAGAAGATGTTGCAGAAGAAGATATGAGTGTTCTAGAAGCAATGATGAACAATACTATTGAATTTTCTGCCGAAGATGGTGATTATCAAATGCACAGTAGTGAAGAGGTTTTCTCAAACGATCAAAACGACAATGAGAAAATGATACTGTCCAATGTCCTCATGTGTACGGGTGCAGAAAATTCCAATTCTCATGTTGGTCTCGACCACTTTGGATTCAAACCCGATGACGTGGATGGCCGTAATGGTGACTgtaatcaacaaaaaaaatccaaaatgtaTGTAGACTTAGATATGACGGGAAATGATTTTATATCGGAATCTGTTACTGAGGAGGTAGTACTTTCCAATGAACTAAATCCAAGCtcctga